Within the Rhodopirellula bahusiensis genome, the region CAACGCGAGAAAAACCAAAGCAAGACGTGATCGCATCATTTCAACTCAAGCAAGGAGCACTGGGAAGTTGCGCAGGAACAACTCGGAATTCACTCGGCTGAGGCGGTGGTTTCGTCGAGTTGTCCAGCGGCCCAGAGCACACCACGCGAAACGAGATCCATGTAACGTGCGTCGGCGACGGTTTCGTTTTGGTGACCGAGCGAAGTGCTGAAGATTCGCGTTTTGTTCGGGCCGTATTCGTTGGTCCACGCAACGACGGCGGTGGCTTCTTTTGCTTTGGCGTTTGGATTTTGCTTCAGCTGTCTCTTGTTCGGCGGAGTCTCTTGGACACCTTGGATCAAAGCCGAGGCACCATCAAACACGCGAACGTTGTTGTAGAGCTCTTCGTTGATCGTCGTCCAATCTTCCATGCCAGCGGTGATCGGGTGTTGGCTCATGTGCTTGACGTCGATGGGGAACTTGGGTCCGTGGCCGGTCGATTGCAATCCGAGCATCTCATACCAACCTGCGTTGTCGGCACCATCTTCGACGGGTTTGCGAAAGTCGTCCCAGCGGTAGCTGTGCATCGCGCAGTGAAGGTTCACGGCGGGAACGCCATCGAGGTGCTGTTTCAAAATTCGATTCACGTATGGCTTTTCGATGACGTCGGCTGAACACTCGTCGTGAATCACGACGTCGTAGCCATCCGCCCAGTCATCGGATTCGTAAATGTCGAATCGAGCTCGCGTGGAGGTGTTGTCACTCAAGACCACGGTGACCTTCGCATCGAGACGCTCTTCGAGGCCCTCTTTCAGGAGCTTCGTTTGGCTGGCGTAGTCGTGGCAGCAACCGCCGGCGACGAGCAGTACCTGAAGCGGTTTCGTCTCGGCCGACGCCGCGGCATCTTCTCCGTGAGCAGCGTCCGCGAGGAACAACGGAAACAAGAGAGCAGCAAAGGCGAAATGGATGAACTTTTGCATCGTGATGTGAGCTTGAAGTGAGTCGAAAGATCGGAAGGTACGCATTGTAAACGACCATCGCGGCAATTGGTTGGGGTATGGTGTTTTCTGCTGAAATCCGCCCCACAGAGATGAATGCCATGAGTCGTCTTCGATTAAAGTCCCTTCGTAGCGGGATGCCCGGGAGCATTGGTTATCGATCGTTCGCCGCCGGCGTGCTGGCGTGCTCTTTGTTCACAGGGGCATTTGGGCAGGAGTCAGAATCAAACAAAAGCCTCGCTTCGGATCTGCCGATCGGTGCGCCCGAACCAGCGACCGCAGCGGATGTCTACGGCGAAGGAGTGAGATCGACCGAGTACCGCACTCCGAGCGAAGAGCAAGCGGGATTTCACTTGCCGCCGAACTTCGAGATCCGGCTGTTCGCTTCCGAGCCCGATATTGCCAAGCCATTGAACATGGCTTTGGATTCCAAGCAGCGACTTTGGGTGACGGACAGCGTCGCCTATCCCTACCCGGTCGCGACGAACGAAGAAGGTCCTGATTCAGTCAAAGTTCTCGAAGACACCGATCAAGATGGGACAGCTGATTCGATCACGACGTTCACCGATGGCTTGAACATCCCAATGGGTGTCTTGCCCTACGGAGAAGGATGCTTGTGCTTCAGCATTCCAAACATCTGGTACTTGCGAGACACCGATGGCGATGGAAAGTGCGACGACCGTGAGGTTGTATTAGGTCCGTTCGACACGTCTCGCGATACGCATGGAATGATCAACTCATTGCGAGACGGTGGCGACGGGTGGATCTATGCCTGTCACGGCTTCAACAACCAAAGCAAAGTCGCTGGCAAGGACGGTCATGTTGTCACGATGCATTCGGGCAACACATTTCGGTTCCGTCCCGATGGCAGTCGCGTGGAGTTGCACGCGCGCGGGCAAGTCAATCCGTTTGGGATGACTCGCGACGAATGGGGATACTGGTATTCAGCGGACTGTCACAGCAAACCGATCAGCCAATTGGTCGCCGGTGCCTGTTACCCCAGTTTTGGCAGACCGGATGATGGGCTGGGGTTCCTGCCGCCGATGATGGATCACCTGCACGGAAGCACGGCCATTTCGGGCATTCAATTTTTTCCACCCGAGTCTTCGATCACACCGCTTCGGGGTCAATTCATCAGCGGAAACGTAATGACGTCGCGATTGAATTGGAACGAACGGGAGTTTGTCGGCGCGACCGCGAAGGGGCGGGCGCTTCCCGACTTTTTGACCAGCGATGATCCATGGTTTCGCCCAGTCGACATTCAAGTCGACGAACACGGGAACATCTACGTCGCCGATTTTTACAACAAAATCATCGGTCACTACGAAGTGCCGCTGGAACACCCGGGACGTGACCGGACGAGTGGACGGATCTGGCAAATCCGATACACGGGCGAGCAAGCCGACGACCTCGACGTGAACAGCACAGACCAACAACTGGTCTCGCGAATCCGGAAGAGTTTAGGGGGCGCCACCGATGAGGCAGCGTTAAAGGAATGCCGCGAGTTGCTGACGCACGAAAATGCACACGTGGTGCGAATGGCAGCGGAGTTTCTGGGGCGACGAGGAGAGATTTCGGACGTGACTCCTTTGGTTGCGACGTTGGCTGAAGTTGCTGACCAGGACTTCGTACTTCGGCAAACGATTCGCATCGCCATTCGCGATTTGATGCAACGTACGCCTCAGGACGATCCGTTTTGGAAGACCGTGCCCCATGCGGAAACGGCTTCCGCCATGCTTGGACTCAAGCAAAGCAAGGTGGTGGAGCCAATCCTGTCCTATCTGAAGGTTTCTCCGCTCACCAATTCCGACCAAGCAGCCAGGGAAGCTTTGCTGAGTCATGCGGTTTCGCTGGCCAAACCAATTCAAATGAATGCCTGTGTCGAATTTGCGAAGCAATTGGCTGACGACGATAGAGAATCATCGTTTGAGTGGTTACGACTGATTTGTGATGCGGGCAAATTTCAATCCTCGAACGTTCCCGCGTCAATTCGTGGCTGGGCGTTGGAGCTGATCGAATCGGACTGGAAAGACTTGACTGGAAATGCCGAGGTTTCGGTGGCGTGGTTCGGAACGGGGGATCAAAGTTGGATGCCCGAGCGGCGGCTGACCTATGTGGCGAGTTCTCCAGCGGAACGCGATAAGTTTGCTGAATTGAGCAGCAGCTTCCCACTTGGCGAGACTTACACCGGAACGTTTGCGAGTGATTGGTTTGCGGCACCGGAGCAGATCCAGTTTCGGATCGCAGGTCACAATTCACAACCGCAGGAAACGAACCCGAAGCAAAACTTGGTTCGCCTGCGATTGGCCGAGACAGGCGAAATCCTGCAGCAAACGTTGCCTCCTCGATCCGACGTGACCGAATTAATTGTTTGGGACACACAAAACGTCGCTGGCCAGTCGGTTCGTATCGAAGCGGTCGATGGCGATTCCGGTACCGCCTACGCCTGGCTGGCGATCGGCGACTTCACTCCAAAGCGAATTGCCCCGACCGGAGCGGCCATCCAGTGGACAAGACTGCTGAGCTGGATCGAGCGTCTGAAGCTGGTTGAGTTCGAGAGCCAACTGAACGAGTTGCTATCGGACAAACAACTTGGTGTGCTGACTCGATTGCGAGCGGCAAGTACGCTCGCAAAACTGAATGGCGAGACCGAACTCAGAACGTTGGCTCAATTTGTGTCGACGGGCACAAATCAATTCGCACTGGCTGAGTCGCTTGTCGCCGCCATCAGCGGCAAGCAGTGGGACGCAGTCGAACCACTCAAGAATCTTGGGCCGCATTTGAACGCTGCGCAGCAACGCGAATTGGTTTTGGAATGGATCGGTAGCGGTGCCGACATGAATTCAATGTTCTCTGCGATTGAATCGGGAGCTTACGCGGCGGAGACCCTGGTCGATCCGGATGTCCAACAGGCAATCGGCCCGCGACTGGACGATGCGTTGCGGAACAAGCTTGATGATTTGACTGAAGGGATCGTTTTCGATTCAGGACGAACTGAAAAGCTGAACCAGTTGCTCGTTTCGATTCGCAAGCTGAATGGCGACGCAGTGAATGGCAAAGCGGTCTTCACGAAGCAGTGCCAAACCTGCCATCAACTTCATGGCGAAGGGAAGCTGGTCGGGCCGCAATTGGATGGAGCCATCACTCGAAGCGTTGAGCGGCTTGTCGAAGATGTGGTGCTACCAGATCGGAACATCGACCAAGCCTTCCGATCGCAAAGCTTGCTGCTCGATGACGGCCGCGTCCTGGTCGGGTTGGTAGCCAGCCAGGATGACGAGATCATCAAACTGACGACCTCCGATGGAAAGAGCCAGGATGTTCCGGTCGACGCAGTTGAGATTCAGCAGGCGTCGCAACGATCCTTGATGCCCAACAACCTTTCGGACTTGATGACGGAGCGTGAGCTGGTGGACTTGATGGCGTACCTGAAGTCGTCGCCTGGTCACGACGGTCACTAAGAAACCCGGATTGACTATTTGAATTGTTCACTTTCGTTACAAAAAAACCCCGGCATCGAATTGGATGCCGGGGCGAAATGATCAATCAAGTGGAGTTTCGGTTGAGAAGCGATCAGTCGCGATCGCGTCCACCGCCGCTACGACGTGGGCCGCGTCCGCGACCTCCGCCTCCTCCGCCACCACTTCCGCCGCGTCGACGACGTGGGCGTTCTTCGCCGTCTCCACCGCCTTCGCTGTCGCCGCCACCTTCGCCTTCAACGGCCAAAGGATCTTCTTCGCCGAGCTCTTCGAGAGCTTTGCGACGGCTGAGCTTCACGCGATCGTGCTCGTCAACATCGATGACCAAGACCTTCATGGCGTCGCCAACGGCGATCACTTGGTCGAGGCTGCTGATGTATCCGCCACTCATTTCGCTGATGTGAACCAGTCCATCGCGACCAGGAAGGATCTCAACAAAGGCACCAAACTCTTTGATGCTGCTGACGGTTCCGTCGTAGATCTTGCCGATCTGAACGGTGGCTGTGCAAGCCTCAACTTGACGCATGGCTTCTTGAGCCGAGTCTTTGTTGCTGCTGGCAACCAAAACGGTACCTTCATCATCCACTTCGATGACCGCACCGGTCGTTTCTTGGATGCCGCGGATGTTCTTTCCGCCAGGACCGATCAAGGCACCGATCTTGTCGGGCGAGATCTTCGTGCGAAGCAAGCGTGGTGCGGTTGGCGAGATTTCGCGACGAGGACGAGGAATCGTCGTCAGCATCTTCTTCAGGATTTCGATCCGAGCTTCACGTGATTGTTTCAGCGTGGCGCGGATGATGTCGTTGGTGACACCGGTGACTTTCAAGTCCAACTGGATGCCGGTGATACCGTTTTGGGTACCGGCGATCTTGAAGTCCATGTCGCCGAAGTGATCTTCGGTTCCGAGGATGTCCGTGATCAAGCACCAGTTGTCAGGACCGTCTTGAACCAAGCCGACCGAGATACCAGCGACTGGGTTGCTGATTGGAACGCCCGAAGCCATCAGGCCGAGGGTCGCACCACAGACGGATGCCATCGATGAACTACCGTTGGATTCGGTGATGTCACTGATCACGCGAATCGTGTACGGGAAGTCGTCGGCGGAAGGAAGCACGGGAGCGACGCTACGCTCGGCCAAGCAACCGTGTCCGATTTCACGACGTCCAGGCCCACGAATCGGACGGCATTCACCAACCGAATACGATGGGAAGTTGTAGTCCAGCATGAACTTCTTGCTGTACTCGTCTTGCAGTCCGTCGACGCGTTGTTCGTCGCGACTGGTTCCCAAAGCGATCGTAATGAGGGCTTGGGTTTCGCCACGTTGGAACAAAGCCGAACCGTGGACGCGTGGCAACAAGTCGGTTTCGCAGTGGATGGCGCGAAGCGAGTTGTGGTCGCGACCGTCGGGGCGAGTGCCGGCGAGGATCAAGTCGCGAACGACCTTTTCTTCGAGGTCGTGCCAGACGGTTTTGAAGCGATTGACACAAACTGCGTCGGACGCATTTGGATCAGGAATGACGTCGGCCATGGCACGATCGCGAACGGCACGAACGGCTTCCGCGCGAGCTTGTTTGCCCGAAGTTTGCTGAGCGGCTTTGAAGTCGCTGTAGTAAGCGTCGGTCAGACGCTCGAGCAATCCGTCGTCTTCAGGAGACTGGTAAGGAGTCTTCTCTGGATTGACCTTCTTGTAGAACTCTTCTTGCAGGTCGATGACTTCGCGGATGGCGTCATGAGCGAAGCCAATCGCTTCCATCATTTCATCTTCAGGCATTTCGTTGGCGAAGCCTTCGATCATGGCAACCATGTCGCGGCTACCACTGACAATCATGTCCAACTCGCTTTCTTCGAGTTGATCAGCGGTTGGGAAGGCGACCAATTTGCCATCAACCTTACCGACTCGGACACTGCCGAGAGGGCCTTTGAATGGCAACGGGCTGATGTGCAACGCGGTGGCTCCACCGATCATTGCCAACACGTCGCCATCGTTTTGCAAGTCACTGGCGATCACGCAAGCTTGGACCTGAACTTCATCTTTGTAGCCAGCAGGCCACAGCGGGCGGATCGGGCGATCCATCAAACGCGAGCTGAGGATTTCTTTGGTACTGGGACGGCCTTCGCGTTTCAGGAAGCCACCAGGGAATTTACCAGCCGCAGCCAAACGCTCGCGGTAGTCACACATCAATGGGAAGAAATCGATTCCCGGACGTGGCGTACCCGATGCGGCCGCAACCAGCACAACGGTATCGCCGTATTGAACCAGCACGCTGCCGGCTGCTTGTTTAGCGATGTGTCCTGTCTCGAACGACAGCACCGAATCACCAATTTTTCGCTCCACGCGAACTTTTTGAACACTCACAACAACCTCTTTTCCTGCACTTACACAACAAACAACAATTGGAACGGCTTTTCCGAAGCCGGCCCGTTTTGCATCCCTGGCCAACAAGGCCTCGTCAGCCACAACGGCTGATGGGAAAGAGTGGCGACTGAGTCACCACGCAACAAAATGAAATGACCGTGAATTCGTCATACGACATCCACGATCCGCAACAATCAAACGTGGGCTTGGCTTGATTGGATCGCAGTGGAAACCCGAAGGTGCCACCAAGGAACTGCTTTGACGAGGAAGGCAAGTGCAACCGAAACGATTGCCCAGCAAAGTCACGTCAGAGTAGAGCCAGCGAAGCGGCGATCACGCTCGCTGATATGAATGGGAAGGATCTAAGTCCTGAAAAGGACACTCCCGAGTGCGTTGCTGAGCCGCAGTCAATCTACGACTCCGCCCCACCCCGGGACCAAAGAGCCCGGGGGGACGCACACCACATGGCCGCGGCCATGCCGTCGACCACCCGGTCACCAATTACTTGCGGATACCAAGCTTACCGATGATATCCAGGTAACGTTGTGGGTCTTGCCCACGAACGTAATCCAGCAGACGACGACGACGACTCACCAGACCCAACAAACCACGACGCGAGGCATAATCCTTGCGGTGGGTTCGCATGTGTTCGGTCAATCCGTTGATTCGTTCCGTCAAAATAGCGATTTGCACTTCAGGAGAACCTGTGTCTCCGGACGCGGCGCCGTGCTCGCTGATTACTTCTTCTTTCCGTTCTTTCGAAATCGTCATACCGACTGATGCTTTCCTGATCGTTAGTGATCGCGGTGGGCCAATGTTTCTGAATCGCAGGAGTTTAACGTGCCCCCCTGCGAACGCAACGTCAAATTCGCTGCCGCGGGAAAATCGGCTCAGTAGCCAATTCCAGCTCTTAGAATAAACGCTTCTTCCAGGCCTGTGTTGCCCAATGAAGAACGTTCGTAGAGCAATTCACGGTCAAACGAGATGCCGGCCTCAATGAAGCCGGAGCGTTGACCGGTTCGCAACAATTGCGTGTTGCCCCACTCGAATCCGAACATCGCGTTGATCTGATTGATATCGACGCGTTCCCCGTCGGGAGCGAGCAAAGTATCGCTGAGCGTCCAAGAATCGCCGCCGTATTCGCCGGCCAAGTACCACCAAACGTCACGCGTTCCGATCGTTCGCCAGTATTTCGCGATTTTTGGCTCAGGGAAAAAGATGTCGAACCGCGTGTATGGGTTGGGCTGCCACAGCAATCCCCCCGCAGGAAGGAGCTTCGTATCAAGACGGTCCAAGTAGTAAACGCCCGCCTTCAACGTCGATGTCGGCGTCAAACGAAAGGAAGCCAAGCCTTTTCCCAGCACCCGGATGCTGTCGCTGTTGAAGGTGTCGAAATCGGTGTACGCACCAACTCGCACCCCAAGCTCAGCTCCAACAATTTGGTTGGGGTCGGTTTGCCAGCCGAAATCAATGAAGGCTGCATAAGCACTGCTCGGCAACATTCGCGTGGGTGTGGCGGCCGGTGTGGCTGGTCCATCGAACAAGTACAGCGAAAACGATGGAACGACAAATAGCGGCCGAGTCGTGAACAGAAAATTCTGAAATGCGAACCCGATCGAAGCGTCGGTTTGGTTGTACCCAACATCCGTCGCTCCATCGCCGCCACCGATAAACGTGTGGCGAAGCCGAGGTCCGTTGAGCATCCGGTAAGCGCTGATCGCTTCAGGAGAACTGAATCCACCAGGGAACAAACTCGAAGGCGAACCCGAGAAACCGCCGGGGAACAGCGTCGAAGGAGAACCGGAGGGATAGGCTGCGGACGGATATAGATCCAACCCCGCCGAAGGAACGGCGGTGCCCGGATATCCTTGTCCGCCCGAGTAGGCCATCCCGGTTCCGGGGTAAGTCGGCGGCGGGCCGGAGTAGATCGAACCGGCGTCATACGGGACCCCGGTTCCGGCACCATATCCGGTTGCGAATCCGCTGCCTTGGAAGGTCGCTCCTTGGTACGGCGCGGTCGTCGAACCTTGGGTGAACATGCTGCCGGAGAACAAACCGTTCAACAGGCCTCCATTGGGATACGCTGAGTTTCCGGTGGCGGGAGGGTAGGCTCCGGCACTGGAACCTAAAGGAACAGGCGATCCGAGAGGTGTCGTGCCCGGCGGGGTCGTCGGTGTGTACTGAGGCACCGCGAATGAATTGGGAGCAGAGGCCGCGGACGCATACGGGTCAAACAACGAACCTGAAACGGGTGCCGTGTTTGGACGGGGCGGAGTCGCGAAATTGGGGCTGCTGTAGATCGAGCTTCCGTAGGCCCCATTTGGCGCACCATTCGCGGTAGCTGGGGGAGGAGCAATCCCTGATTGCCCGTACTGTGAGGCACCAATGGCGGGCGATTGGATCGGCGCGAGATTTGTCTGAGGTGTTTCGCCGTAATTCGATTGGGCATTCAAAGTTGCCGAATCCATCGCGACCATGCCGCATCCCAACAAAGCTGCCATCAAGGAGAGGACGATTCGAGAGAATCCTCCTATGATGGCGCTCGACTGCGGAGCGACGAAGGGATGGAATTGGTTCGCCAAAAGAAAACACTTTGAAGTCGGCGGGCGCGGTCAAAACAACAACTTGAGTCGATTTAGCGATTTTCACGAACTTTCGTCAAGATAAATCTGGCCGGCGAATGGCTCGTGAGCACCACAATTCATTGAAAACTAGGCAAGCATGAGCGATGGAAGATCTAGACATCCCGCAATTAGCTGAATATTTGCACATCACGCCTGACCAAGTCCGCAAAATGGTTTCGCGAGGAAATCTGCCGGGCCGGCGGGTCGGTGGCGACTGGAAATTCAACGAGGCCGAAATCCACCACTGGTTGGAAGAGCGAATCGGACTGAGCGACCAAGGCGAACTCGACCAAGTTCGTGCGGTACTCCACCGGCGGTCAAAAGCTCCGCCGCATACCCTCGCGGAAATCTGCCCCGTCGATTTGGTTTCCAATCCGTTTGTCGCCAGAACTCGCGGCAGCGTGATCCGAAACATGTGCGAACTTGCGAGTCGGACCGGCATGCTGTGGGACGCTCCCGCGATGGCCGAAGCCGTTTCAACTCGCGAAAAGTTGCATCCGACGGCTTTGGACTGCGGCGTCGCTCTGCTTCACCCTCGCCGTCCACAAACATCCATCTTGGCTGAGTCGGTATTGGCGATGGGGGTCTGTCCCACACCGGTGGCTTTCTCCGATACTGGGCAACTGACCGACATATTCTTTTTGATCTGCTCTTATGACGACAGTTCTCACCTGCGTATTTTGGCCAAACTGAGCCGGATCGTCTCCGATGAAGCCTTCCTGGAAGGCGTGCGTGCAAGTGACACGCCGGCGGACGCTTGGGCGATCTTGAACGAAGCCGAGATGTCACTCGATGAGAATCACGCTTTCTGAGTCGAACTCGTCCGCGCCACCAAACCAACGCGAAGGATGGCCGGACGCCCCCGAGCCAGCGGAGATTGCCGGTCCACCTTGCATCGTCGCTTGGGTGGGAGACTCTTCGGATCCGCTGACGCTTCAAGCCAAAGCTCTGTGCGAACGAAACGCGGATGCGGTCGCGACGTATCGCGATGTTGCGTCCATCGTTGCCTCCCCGCCGCGACTTCCGCTGACGCACGTTCTGTTGGCTCAAACCGATCGATCGCATTCGGTCGAAGCCAGTCAGATTCGTGATTTGAGGCGAGTCGCTCCGACTGCAAAGATCCTTCGTTGGTTGGGCCCGCTGGTGGCCC harbors:
- a CDS encoding PVC-type heme-binding CxxCH protein, whose amino-acid sequence is MSRLRLKSLRSGMPGSIGYRSFAAGVLACSLFTGAFGQESESNKSLASDLPIGAPEPATAADVYGEGVRSTEYRTPSEEQAGFHLPPNFEIRLFASEPDIAKPLNMALDSKQRLWVTDSVAYPYPVATNEEGPDSVKVLEDTDQDGTADSITTFTDGLNIPMGVLPYGEGCLCFSIPNIWYLRDTDGDGKCDDREVVLGPFDTSRDTHGMINSLRDGGDGWIYACHGFNNQSKVAGKDGHVVTMHSGNTFRFRPDGSRVELHARGQVNPFGMTRDEWGYWYSADCHSKPISQLVAGACYPSFGRPDDGLGFLPPMMDHLHGSTAISGIQFFPPESSITPLRGQFISGNVMTSRLNWNEREFVGATAKGRALPDFLTSDDPWFRPVDIQVDEHGNIYVADFYNKIIGHYEVPLEHPGRDRTSGRIWQIRYTGEQADDLDVNSTDQQLVSRIRKSLGGATDEAALKECRELLTHENAHVVRMAAEFLGRRGEISDVTPLVATLAEVADQDFVLRQTIRIAIRDLMQRTPQDDPFWKTVPHAETASAMLGLKQSKVVEPILSYLKVSPLTNSDQAAREALLSHAVSLAKPIQMNACVEFAKQLADDDRESSFEWLRLICDAGKFQSSNVPASIRGWALELIESDWKDLTGNAEVSVAWFGTGDQSWMPERRLTYVASSPAERDKFAELSSSFPLGETYTGTFASDWFAAPEQIQFRIAGHNSQPQETNPKQNLVRLRLAETGEILQQTLPPRSDVTELIVWDTQNVAGQSVRIEAVDGDSGTAYAWLAIGDFTPKRIAPTGAAIQWTRLLSWIERLKLVEFESQLNELLSDKQLGVLTRLRAASTLAKLNGETELRTLAQFVSTGTNQFALAESLVAAISGKQWDAVEPLKNLGPHLNAAQQRELVLEWIGSGADMNSMFSAIESGAYAAETLVDPDVQQAIGPRLDDALRNKLDDLTEGIVFDSGRTEKLNQLLVSIRKLNGDAVNGKAVFTKQCQTCHQLHGEGKLVGPQLDGAITRSVERLVEDVVLPDRNIDQAFRSQSLLLDDGRVLVGLVASQDDEIIKLTTSDGKSQDVPVDAVEIQQASQRSLMPNNLSDLMTERELVDLMAYLKSSPGHDGH
- a CDS encoding PTS sugar transporter subunit IIA, with the translated sequence MEDLDIPQLAEYLHITPDQVRKMVSRGNLPGRRVGGDWKFNEAEIHHWLEERIGLSDQGELDQVRAVLHRRSKAPPHTLAEICPVDLVSNPFVARTRGSVIRNMCELASRTGMLWDAPAMAEAVSTREKLHPTALDCGVALLHPRRPQTSILAESVLAMGVCPTPVAFSDTGQLTDIFFLICSYDDSSHLRILAKLSRIVSDEAFLEGVRASDTPADAWAILNEAEMSLDENHAF
- the pnp gene encoding polyribonucleotide nucleotidyltransferase; this encodes MSVQKVRVERKIGDSVLSFETGHIAKQAAGSVLVQYGDTVVLVAAASGTPRPGIDFFPLMCDYRERLAAAGKFPGGFLKREGRPSTKEILSSRLMDRPIRPLWPAGYKDEVQVQACVIASDLQNDGDVLAMIGGATALHISPLPFKGPLGSVRVGKVDGKLVAFPTADQLEESELDMIVSGSRDMVAMIEGFANEMPEDEMMEAIGFAHDAIREVIDLQEEFYKKVNPEKTPYQSPEDDGLLERLTDAYYSDFKAAQQTSGKQARAEAVRAVRDRAMADVIPDPNASDAVCVNRFKTVWHDLEEKVVRDLILAGTRPDGRDHNSLRAIHCETDLLPRVHGSALFQRGETQALITIALGTSRDEQRVDGLQDEYSKKFMLDYNFPSYSVGECRPIRGPGRREIGHGCLAERSVAPVLPSADDFPYTIRVISDITESNGSSSMASVCGATLGLMASGVPISNPVAGISVGLVQDGPDNWCLITDILGTEDHFGDMDFKIAGTQNGITGIQLDLKVTGVTNDIIRATLKQSREARIEILKKMLTTIPRPRREISPTAPRLLRTKISPDKIGALIGPGGKNIRGIQETTGAVIEVDDEGTVLVASSNKDSAQEAMRQVEACTATVQIGKIYDGTVSSIKEFGAFVEILPGRDGLVHISEMSGGYISSLDQVIAVGDAMKVLVIDVDEHDRVKLSRRKALEELGEEDPLAVEGEGGGDSEGGGDGEERPRRRRGGSGGGGGGGRGRGPRRSGGGRDRD
- a CDS encoding ThuA domain-containing protein, with amino-acid sequence MRTFRSFDSLQAHITMQKFIHFAFAALLFPLFLADAAHGEDAAASAETKPLQVLLVAGGCCHDYASQTKLLKEGLEERLDAKVTVVLSDNTSTRARFDIYESDDWADGYDVVIHDECSADVIEKPYVNRILKQHLDGVPAVNLHCAMHSYRWDDFRKPVEDGADNAGWYEMLGLQSTGHGPKFPIDVKHMSQHPITAGMEDWTTINEELYNNVRVFDGASALIQGVQETPPNKRQLKQNPNAKAKEATAVVAWTNEYGPNKTRIFSTSLGHQNETVADARYMDLVSRGVLWAAGQLDETTASAE
- the rpsO gene encoding 30S ribosomal protein S15, which codes for MTISKERKEEVISEHGAASGDTGSPEVQIAILTERINGLTEHMRTHRKDYASRRGLLGLVSRRRRLLDYVRGQDPQRYLDIIGKLGIRK